GGCTGATTGGATATGTGCAGTTCAAGATGATGATGGTGCCTGGAGACAATATGTCTATTTAGATATTGTGCGAGGCTATGATACAAGGGTTGATTTGCCATTGTTAGAATTTTATCAGATAAATCAAGAAGATAAATACCGACAAGCCGCAAGAAAAAATATCGAATGGGCACTAACACTACAACAGGAAAATGGCTGGTTTAAAGATTGTGATAATAGCCCAAAAAGAAATTTTGAGCCACTTACTCATACCATTGGATATACCATTGAGGGACTTTTAGAATCAGGCATTCTATTAAATGAGCAAAGATATATTGAAAAAGCTACAATATCGGCTGATGCCCTTTTAAAAAGATTTGAGATTGATAAGTCTTTAAAAGGAAGATATAATTCTGATTGGAAACCAACCGTTACTTCTTGTTGTTTAACCGGCTGTGCTCAGATGTCAATTATCTGGATGAGGTTATTTGAAAAGACTAAAGATTTTAAATATTTGAATGCCTCATTAAAAATGAATGATTTCCTCATTTCGACGCAGGTTCTAAATTCCTCTGATAAAGGAATACAAGGAGGAATAAAGGGTTCACACCCTATCTGGGGCGACTATCGTATCTTTTCTTACCCCAGTTGGGCAACAAAATATTTCGTAGATGCACTGATATTAGAAGACAGGATTATAAAACAATTAAAAGAGGAGATTCTTAAATGAGAATTGGATTAATCACTCGTGGAGCTTATAATCGCGCCAGCATAACCGTGCTTAAAGAACTTGAAAAACGTCATATTCCTGTTTCTGCCATAATTCTTGTCAAAAGGAAACAAGGACAAAATCCGCTAAATTCTCTCAAACTTCAACTTAAGACAGAAGGATTAGGGATTTTTAGGAAAATAATGGTTAAATTAGGGTTGATTAAAGAAAATAAAACAAAGGAAATCCCAAAGGGAAAAAATGAAATACCAGAGCAGGAACGAATTTCTATCTATGAATGGGCAGTTAAAAACAATGTTCCTGTTT
The sequence above is drawn from the bacterium genome and encodes:
- a CDS encoding pectate lyase, with the translated sequence MDGIKQKIKFGIAMVRNLIYPARFKIIYHDWLLIKPKRDDYQTNTKYIDAAINWLCRAQDATGDGGVATYFFDKGWSTSYPEVTGYIIPTFFDYYHLTSHEEIRNRAIKMADFEVSIQMENGAFQGGYIGRGAKPTVFNTAQILQGLTRAYKETNDLKYYNAAKKSADWICAVQDDDGAWRQYVYLDIVRGYDTRVDLPLLEFYQINQEDKYRQAARKNIEWALTLQQENGWFKDCDNSPKRNFEPLTHTIGYTIEGLLESGILLNEQRYIEKATISADALLKRFEIDKSLKGRYNSDWKPTVTSCCLTGCAQMSIIWMRLFEKTKDFKYLNASLKMNDFLISTQVLNSSDKGIQGGIKGSHPIWGDYRIFSYPSWATKYFVDALILEDRIIKQLKEEILK